Proteins encoded within one genomic window of Brassica rapa cultivar Chiifu-401-42 chromosome A09, CAAS_Brap_v3.01, whole genome shotgun sequence:
- the LOC103838003 gene encoding tyrosine decarboxylase 1 isoform X1 — MENGSRHVLKPMDSEQLREYGHRMVDFIADYYKTIESFPVLSQVQPGYLHNLLPDSAPDHPETVEQVLDDVKTKILPGVTHWQSPNFFAYYPSNSSVAGFLGEMLSAGVGIVGFSWVTSPAATELEMIVLDWLAKLLNLPEHFLSKGNGGGVIQGSASEAILVVMIAARDKVLRSAGKNSLGKLVVYSSDQTHSALQKACQIAGIHPENCRVLKADSSTNYALRPELLQEAVSRDLEAGLIPFFLCGNVGTTSSAAVDPLAALGKIAKSNEIWFHVDAAYAGSACICPEYRQYIDGVETADSFNMNAHKWFLTNFDCSLLWVKDQHALTEALSTNPEFLKNKVRMILISYSILIIINFFFFWQASQANLVVDYKDWQIPLGRRFRSLKLWMVLRLYGAETLKNYIRNHIKLAKDLEQLVSQDPNFEVITPRIFSLVCFRIVPTDNDEKKCNSRNLELLEAVNSSGKLFISHTALSGKIVLRCAIGAPLTEEKHVKETWKVIQEKVSYLLRK; from the exons at GGAAAATGGTAGTAGGCACGTGCTGAAGCCGATGGACTCTGAGCAACTGAGAGAGTACGGACATCGAATGGTGGACTTCATTGCTGATTATTACAAAACTATCGAATCTTTCCCTGTCCTTAGCCAAGTTCAG CCTGGTTATCTTCACAACCTTTTGCCTGATTCAGCACCAGACCACCCTGAAACAGTTGAACAAGTTCTTGATG atgtTAAAACGAAGATATTGCCTGGAGTAACTCACTGGCAAAGCCCCAACTTCTTTGCTTATTACCCGTCTAACAGCAGCGTTGCAGGGTTCTTGGGTGAGATGTTGAGTGCTGGTGTTGGAATTGTTGGTTTTAGTTGGGTAACGTCTCCAGCTGCCACTGAGCTCGAAATGATCGTTCTTGATTGGCTTGCCAAACTTCTAAACCTACCCGAGCATTTTCTCTCCAAAG GAAATGGAGGTGGAGTCATTCAAGGGTCAGCTAGTGAAGCTATTCTTGTTGTTATGATTGCTGCCCGCGATAAGGTCTTAAGAAGCGCTGGCAAGAACTCCCTTGGGAAGCTCGTTGTCTACTCCTCTGACCAGACACATTCAGCTCTACAGAAAGCTTGCCAG ATAGCTGGAATCCATCCGGAGAATTGTAGGGTGCTGAAAGCAGATTCCTCTACAAATTATGCTCTGCGTCCAGAATTGCTTCAAGAAGCCGTTTCTCGGGATCTTGAAGCTGGATTGATTCCTTTCTTCTTGTGTGGCAAT GTTGGAACAACTTCTTCAGCAGCAGTTGATCCACTAGCCGCACTGGGAAAGATTGCAAAG AGCAATGAGATATGGTTTCACGTGGACGCAGCGTACGCTGGAAGTGCTTGTATATGTCCAGAGTATAGACAGTACATAGACGGAGTAGAAACTGCAGACTCATTTAACATGAATGCTCACAAATGGTTCCTCACCAACTTCGATTGTTCCCTGCTTTGGGTGAAG GATCAGCATGCTCTCACTGAAGCTCTGTCAACAAATCCAGAGTTTCTCAAAAACAAGGTACGAATGATTTTGATTTCATATTCAATTCTTATTattatcaactttttttttttttggcaggcCTCTCAGGCAAACTTAGTTGTTGATTACAAAGACTGGCAGATCCCTCTCGGACGAAGATTCAG ATCATTGAAACTATGGATGGTTTTAAGGCTCTATGGAGCTGAGACTTTGAAGAACTATATAAGAAACCACATCAAGCTGGCTAAAGATCTTGAACAACTTGTCTCTCAAGATCCTAACTTTGAGGTTATCACTCCTCGGATCTTTTCTCTCGTCTGCTTTCGTATCGTTCCTACCGATAACGATGAAAAGAAGTGTAATAGTCGAAACCTTGAGCTCCTAGAGGCAGTAAATTCCTCAGGGAAACTCTTCATTTCTCACACT GCTTTGTCGGGAAAAATCGTTCTACGTTGTGCCATTGGAGCGCCGTTGACAGAGGAGAAGCACGTGAAGGAGACATGGAAGGTTATTCAGGAAAAAGTATCTTACTTGCTTCGCaagtaa
- the LOC103838003 gene encoding tyrosine decarboxylase 1 isoform X2, which yields MENGSRHVLKPMDSEQLREYGHRMVDFIADYYKTIESFPVLSQVQPGYLHNLLPDSAPDHPETVEQVLDDVKTKILPGVTHWQSPNFFAYYPSNSSVAGFLGEMLSAGVGIVGFSWVTSPAATELEMIVLDWLAKLLNLPEHFLSKGNGGGVIQGSASEAILVVMIAARDKVLRSAGKNSLGKLVVYSSDQTHSALQKACQIAGIHPENCRVLKADSSTNYALRPELLQEAVSRDLEAGLIPFFLCGNVGTTSSAAVDPLAALGKIAKSNEIWFHVDAAYAGSACICPEYRQYIDGVETADSFNMNAHKWFLTNFDCSLLWVKDQHALTEALSTNPEFLKNKASQANLVVDYKDWQIPLGRRFRSLKLWMVLRLYGAETLKNYIRNHIKLAKDLEQLVSQDPNFEVITPRIFSLVCFRIVPTDNDEKKCNSRNLELLEAVNSSGKLFISHTALSGKIVLRCAIGAPLTEEKHVKETWKVIQEKVSYLLRK from the exons at GGAAAATGGTAGTAGGCACGTGCTGAAGCCGATGGACTCTGAGCAACTGAGAGAGTACGGACATCGAATGGTGGACTTCATTGCTGATTATTACAAAACTATCGAATCTTTCCCTGTCCTTAGCCAAGTTCAG CCTGGTTATCTTCACAACCTTTTGCCTGATTCAGCACCAGACCACCCTGAAACAGTTGAACAAGTTCTTGATG atgtTAAAACGAAGATATTGCCTGGAGTAACTCACTGGCAAAGCCCCAACTTCTTTGCTTATTACCCGTCTAACAGCAGCGTTGCAGGGTTCTTGGGTGAGATGTTGAGTGCTGGTGTTGGAATTGTTGGTTTTAGTTGGGTAACGTCTCCAGCTGCCACTGAGCTCGAAATGATCGTTCTTGATTGGCTTGCCAAACTTCTAAACCTACCCGAGCATTTTCTCTCCAAAG GAAATGGAGGTGGAGTCATTCAAGGGTCAGCTAGTGAAGCTATTCTTGTTGTTATGATTGCTGCCCGCGATAAGGTCTTAAGAAGCGCTGGCAAGAACTCCCTTGGGAAGCTCGTTGTCTACTCCTCTGACCAGACACATTCAGCTCTACAGAAAGCTTGCCAG ATAGCTGGAATCCATCCGGAGAATTGTAGGGTGCTGAAAGCAGATTCCTCTACAAATTATGCTCTGCGTCCAGAATTGCTTCAAGAAGCCGTTTCTCGGGATCTTGAAGCTGGATTGATTCCTTTCTTCTTGTGTGGCAAT GTTGGAACAACTTCTTCAGCAGCAGTTGATCCACTAGCCGCACTGGGAAAGATTGCAAAG AGCAATGAGATATGGTTTCACGTGGACGCAGCGTACGCTGGAAGTGCTTGTATATGTCCAGAGTATAGACAGTACATAGACGGAGTAGAAACTGCAGACTCATTTAACATGAATGCTCACAAATGGTTCCTCACCAACTTCGATTGTTCCCTGCTTTGGGTGAAG GATCAGCATGCTCTCACTGAAGCTCTGTCAACAAATCCAGAGTTTCTCAAAAACAAG gcCTCTCAGGCAAACTTAGTTGTTGATTACAAAGACTGGCAGATCCCTCTCGGACGAAGATTCAG ATCATTGAAACTATGGATGGTTTTAAGGCTCTATGGAGCTGAGACTTTGAAGAACTATATAAGAAACCACATCAAGCTGGCTAAAGATCTTGAACAACTTGTCTCTCAAGATCCTAACTTTGAGGTTATCACTCCTCGGATCTTTTCTCTCGTCTGCTTTCGTATCGTTCCTACCGATAACGATGAAAAGAAGTGTAATAGTCGAAACCTTGAGCTCCTAGAGGCAGTAAATTCCTCAGGGAAACTCTTCATTTCTCACACT GCTTTGTCGGGAAAAATCGTTCTACGTTGTGCCATTGGAGCGCCGTTGACAGAGGAGAAGCACGTGAAGGAGACATGGAAGGTTATTCAGGAAAAAGTATCTTACTTGCTTCGCaagtaa